GGGGTACGTACGGGAGGGCGTCTGGGTCTCCGCGGGACAAGGCCTGTCCGGTGTGAGACGCGACCCTCCCCAGGTGCTTCATGAAGGTGAGCCGGCTGGAGGCGCAGCTGCTGCTGGAGCGCTACCCCGAGTGCGGGAACCTGCTGCTGCGACCCAGCGGGGACGGCAAGGACGGTGTGTCCGTCTCCACGCGCCAGATGCTCAGCGGGTGCGCAAGCGCAGCTCCGAGGccggcggtgggggtgggggtgggggtttcgAAGGAGGGGCGTGGTCAGACGTAGGGGCGGAGCCGAATCCTAGAGCGAGCTGGGaccggggagggtttgggggcggggccggtgtGCGGGAGGCGGAGACAGAGCGAGGGGCGGGGCCCTCCTGGGTCCGAGACGGGGGGCACCCAGTCGCCCGCTGCACGTGCAGGACGCCGCTGGTCCGCCACTACAAGGTGAAGCGCGAGGGCCCGAAGTACGTGATCGACGTGGAGGAGCCGGTGATCATTGGGGCGGGGCCTCGGGAAGCGCGCGGGCGGGGTCCGCGCCCCGGCCCAGCGGCCCTAACCGGACCCCTTATCCGCTCCCAGGTCTCCTGCGCCTCACTCCAAGACGTGGTCAACTATTTCGTGTTGCAAACCAAGAATGCGCTGGTGCCCTTCCTACTGGACGAGGACTATGAGAAGGTGCTAGGTGGGTGAGGACTCTGGGGGCCCAGTCcctgcctctcccgcctcccgcctggaTGGGGACTCCCTTGGGTCAGCCCCGGGCCGTGCCGCTgcgcctcctccaggcagccctctcTATTCTAGGCTACGTGGAGGCGGATAAAGAGAACGGCGAGAGTGTGTGGGTAGCACCCTTGGCTCCCGCGGTCCTCTGCCCAGGTGATGCCCCTCCCAAGGCAGCCactggggcagagggtggagaaACCTAGGACCCACATGGTCCCTGGTGTGCCCAATCCTGTACCCAGAAATTATTCAAACCCTGACCTCTGGGGACTTCCAGATTGTAGAGGGGGCAGACAGAGCTGGATACAGACACTCCCAGCCCTGTGGGATTGAACCTGGGGCTGGTACAGTGCCTGGAGTAGGGGAGAAGGGGGGCAGGGTAGGGGAAGGCATCCTGGAAGAGAGGGTGTTTTTGCCGAAGTTCGCAAAGGATTTCAGGAGGCAGAGATGGGCAGAGGGGGACAGAAGGTGCACATGGAGTAAGAACTACCCAGAGGTGGGAAATTGGGGTGGGTGttgggaaaggcaggggaggcagtCCAGCTtatggagcaggaggaagaggttAGAAGCAGTATGACCCGCCCTGGGCTGGGcagatgcgggggtgggggtgggggggcatgtaTGTATCTATTCATATGCACATGCCACAATCACCAACACAGACTATGTGACCTGAATAATCAGACCCATGTAGACAACAGCTCCACACATGCATGTGTCATGATTCTGTTCCATCTAGCACACATGCCTACCTTAAGCCACAATTATGTGTGCACAGCACAAATTCAGGCATTTATAGACACATGAATGTACACATGGAGACAAGTGCCCCAGCACAGACTTTAGCACCCATGCACTGTTATGCATATTTACATTTAACTTATTCAAACTCACCCAGTGTTCATGTTTATGCTACACaggaacacaaacacacacacaaatggacgTGTACAGACACATGTGCACAGGGACACTGGCCTGTATCcaggcatgcacacacattcCTGCTCAGAAGCACACAGACCCACCCTGAGGTATCCCTGCACCATGTGGGTCCCCAAAATTCCTGCCGTTTCCCACCCACCAGGTGCTGCAGCCCCTGCCGGTGGCCCCAAGCAGCCACCTCCTGTGCCCATCATGCCTGTGCCCAGACAGCACAAGCTGCCCCCGCTACTGAACCCGGATGAGAACTATGTGATCCCCATTGGAGATGCCCCAGTTGCCGAATATGAGAACACGGATGGTGGGTGGGGGACCAGGGATGGTGAGagaaggggcagggggagcaggctCACGGCCGATGTGACACCCCGTATCTTTGTGCAGCGCTTTCGCCGGGCTGGCCCAAGCAGTGTCACCCAGCCCAAAAGGTTCAGGCAAAGCCTCCAAAGCCACCCATGGCACCTAAGCCAGGTAGGGGACCCTCTTCCCCAGCACCTCCCTCATCCAGTGGAGGGCCATTCTCAGCCTTTAtctgccttccccagagcccAAATGCCTTGCCAGCGGCCTTGCCAAGAAGCTGGCCATCAGCTCAGCACAGGCTATCTGCCCCACAACAGGTATGGGGCCTGGGAGGCCGATGTGGGAGGGGTGTGCGCCTCATAGGCGTGCGACCTGTGCAGTCACGCAGGACCCAGCACTCCGAAGGGCCTGTACTTGGCTTAATGCTCTGCTGTCTCCCTCTCAAAATtcctgctgcctcctgaacacatcTTCCTCTTGCACTGGGCCCACGTATTTCTGTAGCCAGtcctgggggggatgggggtggggcagcatgGACTGGGGATGCTGGGCGCAGCTGAAGTCTAGGGTACCCACCTGCCAGGGTTGGCCAGCGTGACAGCAGAGCTGGAAGAGAAACTGCAGAGGCGGCGGGCACTGGAACACTCAGCCGAGCACCCTGGGGATTAGCGGGCCAGACTCGGAGCATCAGTCAGACGGATCCCTCCTCCCAGAATTAAAGTTCAAGTGACCCCAAGGCCCATGAGTGTGACTTGGCTTAGTGGGGCCGTGAGGTGTTTGTTCATCAGCTGGCTCCATTCACTCCTAAAGATCCTCAGCTCAGCAAAAACTGCCACCTGACTTTGCCAGAAAAGCCCATTTTACAGCTGGGAAAGCTGAGGTCTGGAGAGGGCCAAGGCACAGCCAGTGTCAGATCCTCTACAAGAACCAGCAGCACACCCGGCCAGTGTTTGACCTTTATTGGGAagtgaggtggggaggagggcctgCCCTGGTTCCTGCTTCCTGTTGGTGACCCCTGTTAGGAGTTAAGGCTCCAAGCAGCAAGTGAGAAGAGGGTGCCTGGCTGAAAACAGCCGAGACCTGGTGGTGGCCCCCAAAATCAGCCCAGCTGGGTGCACTGGCCTAGGTGAGGCTGGTATTGGAGCTGCTGGTGGCACTGCCTCGCTTCTGCAGGCAGCGCACGGAGCTGGGGACCTGTAGGCCTGTCGTCACCTGAAAGCTGCCACACCAAAcctgggagacagggaggggaaagaagaggTTCGGCAGCAAAGTCATCCCCCAGAGCCACTCGCACCCCCATCTCAGGCCGTGGAGGGGACCTTACTGTGAAAGCAGGCAGCAGTGGCTGAGTGAACTTGGCCTTGAAGGTGTGCAGCAGCTGTTTGGTGCGGGCGTTGTAGAAGGAcaggaggcctgggtggagggcagaggg
The sequence above is a segment of the Myotis daubentonii chromosome 5, mMyoDau2.1, whole genome shotgun sequence genome. Coding sequences within it:
- the STAP2 gene encoding signal-transducing adaptor protein 2 isoform X1, whose protein sequence is MASAPGPPRAPKPKCALPSHYHESFLEKKGPRDRDYKKFWAGLQGLTLYFYKSNRDSQHVEKIDLGASVKVTDEAPRGSSPDPGIHFILFIRNQEIKFRVESLESREMWKGFILTVVELRVPSNLTLLPGHLYMMAEALAKEEARRALEMPSCFMKVSRLEAQLLLERYPECGNLLLRPSGDGKDGVSVSTRQMLSGTPLVRHYKVKREGPKYVIDVEEPVSCASLQDVVNYFVLQTKNALVPFLLDEDYEKVLGYVEADKENGESVWVAPLAPAVLCPGAAAPAGGPKQPPPVPIMPVPRQHKLPPLLNPDENYVIPIGDAPVAEYENTDALSPGWPKQCHPAQKVQAKPPKPPMAPKPEPKCLASGLAKKLAISSAQAICPTTGLASVTAELEEKLQRRRALEHSAEHPGD
- the STAP2 gene encoding signal-transducing adaptor protein 2 isoform X2, translated to MASAPGPPRAPKPKCALPSHYHESFLEKKGPRDRDYKKFWAGLQGLTLYFYKSNRDSQHVEKIDLGASVKVTDEAPRGSSPDPGIHFILFIRNQEIKFRVESLESREMWKGFILTVVELRVPSNLTLLPGHLYMMAEALAKEEARRALEMPSCFMKVSRLEAQLLLERYPECGNLLLRPSGDGKDGVSVSTRQMLSGTPLVRHYKVKREGPKYVIDVEEPVSCASLQDVVNYFVLQTKNALVPFLLDEDYEKVLGAAAPAGGPKQPPPVPIMPVPRQHKLPPLLNPDENYVIPIGDAPVAEYENTDALSPGWPKQCHPAQKVQAKPPKPPMAPKPEPKCLASGLAKKLAISSAQAICPTTGLASVTAELEEKLQRRRALEHSAEHPGD